One Stigmatopora argus isolate UIUO_Sarg chromosome 12, RoL_Sarg_1.0, whole genome shotgun sequence genomic window carries:
- the ly97.3 gene encoding uncharacterized protein ly97.3, translating into MKLLALAFSVMLLFSAGEALICHRCTPAAAGEECEVTMETCPPEKDACALAQFLRAPHGHYRKCMAKTDCEMLKMNAFINMKCCDTDMCNTA; encoded by the exons ATGAAGTTGTTAGCGTTGGCTTTTAGCGTCATGCTGCTGTTTTCTGCAG gagaaGCTCTCATTTGCCATCGCTGCACACCGGCAGCGGCCGGCGAGGAGTGCGAGGTCACCATGGAAACGTGTCCACCTGAGAAAGATGCCTGCGCATTGGCCCAGTTCCTCCGAGCACCAC ATGGCCACTATCGGAAGTGCATGGCCAAGACCGACTGCGAGATGCTCAAGATGAACGCTTTTATCAACATGAAGTGTTGCGACACCGACATGTGCAATACTGCTTGA